The Streptomyces nigra genome includes the window GCCACGACGGTCATCGAGGTCGGCGTCAACGTACCGAACGCCACCGCCATGGTGATCATGGACGCCGACCGCTTCGGCGTCTCCCAGCTGCACCAGCTGCGCGGCCGCGTCGGCCGCGGCTCCGCGCCCGGCCTGTGCCTCCTGGTCACCGAGATGCCCGAGGCGAGCCCGGCCCGGCAGCGCCTGGGCGCCGTCGCCTCCACCCTCGACGGCTTCGAGCTGTCCCGGATCGACCTGGAGCAGCGCCGCGAGGGAGACGTCCTCGGCCAGGCCCAGTCCGGCGCCCGCACCAGCCTGCGGATGCTGGCCGTCATCGAGGACGAGGAGATCATCGCGCAGGCCCGGCAGGAGGCCGCCGCCCTGGTCGAGGGAGACCCGGAGCTCACCGGGCTGCCCGGCCTGCGGACCGCCCTGGACGCCCTCCTGGACGAGGAGCGGGAGCAGTACCTGGAGAAGGGGTGAGACCCGCCCGTCCGGGGGACGCGGCCGGATGGACCAGGCGGGTACCCGGGCCCGTGAGCGACCGGCCACACTGATATCCACAACCGCCCACACCCGAGGACAGTGAAATGACCCGCGTGATCGCCGGAGCCGCCGGCGGACGTCGTCTGGCCGTGCCGCCCGGCACCGGGACCAGGCCCACCTCCGACCGCGCGCGCGAAGGCCTCCTCTCCACCTGGCAGTCGCTCCTCGGCGGCCCCCTGGACGGGGAGCGGGTCCTCGACCTCTACGCCGGCTCCGGCGCCGTCGGCCTCGAAGCCCTCTCCCGCGGCGCGAGCCACACCCTGCTCGTCGAGGCCGACGCCCGGGCCGCCCGCGTCGTCCGGGAGAACGTGAAGAGTCTCGGCCTCCCCGGCGCCGAGGTGAGGTCGGGCAAAGCGGAACAGATCATCCGCACGACGGCGCCCGGCGAGCCGTACGACATCGTCTTCCTCGACCCCCCGTACGCCGTCTCCGACGACGATCTTCGGGAGATTCTCCTCACACTCCGTGCCGGGGGCTGGCTCGCGTCCGACGCGCTCGTCACCGTGGAGCGCAGCACCAGGGGCGGGGAATTCCGGTGGCCGGACGGTTTCGAGGGCCTCCGGGCCCGCCGATACGGCGAGGGAACGTTTTGGTACGGTCGCGCCGCCTCTACGTGCGAAGACGCACGATGACCGGACCGGAGAGCGAGGGATCGCAAGTGCGCCGCGCCGTATGCCCCGGGTCGTTCGACCCGATCACCAACGGACACCTGGACATCATTTCCCGCGCCTCCAGGCTGTACGACGAGGTCTATGTCGCCGTCATGATCAACAAGTCCAAGAAGGGCCTGTTCGAGGTCGACGAGCGTCTGGACCTGATCCGCCAGGTCACCGCCGAGTACGGCAACGTCCGGATCGAGGCGTTCCACGGCCTCCTCGTCGACTTCTGCAAGCAGCGCGACATCCCCGCCATCGTCAAGGGCCTGCGCGCGGTCAGCGACTTCGACTACGAGCTGCAGATGGCCCAGATGAACAACGGCCTGTCGGGCGTGGAGACCCTCTTCGTCCCGACCAACCCCACCTACAGCTTCCTGTCCTCCTCCCTGGTCAAGGAAGTGGCGACCTGGGGCGGCGACGTCTCCCACCTCGTCCCGCCGGTGGTCCTGGAGGCCCTGAACAAGCGCCTGCGGCACAGCTGATGGGGCTACAGTCGTCCCGTCCGTCTCCATCACAGCTGTAGAGAGTGGCGAGCACACGGTGGACGTGCAGAAGAAGCTCGACGAGATCGTCTCGGCGGTCTCCAGTGCCCGGTCGATGCCGATGTCGGCCTCGTGCGTGGTCAACCGCGCCGAACTGCTCTCGATGCTCGAAGAGGTCCGCGAGGCCCTGCCCGGCTCCCTCGCCCAGGCCCAGGAGCTGATCGGCGACCGCGAGCAGATGGTCGAGCAGGCCCGCCAGGAGGCCGAGCGGATCATCCAGGGCGCGCACGCCGAGCGCGGCTCCCTGATCTCCGGCACCGAGATCGCCCGCCGCTCCCAGGCCGAGGCCGACCGCATCCTCGCCGAGGCCCGCCAGGAGGCCGAGGAGATCCGCGCGGAG containing:
- the rsmD gene encoding 16S rRNA (guanine(966)-N(2))-methyltransferase RsmD codes for the protein MTRVIAGAAGGRRLAVPPGTGTRPTSDRAREGLLSTWQSLLGGPLDGERVLDLYAGSGAVGLEALSRGASHTLLVEADARAARVVRENVKSLGLPGAEVRSGKAEQIIRTTAPGEPYDIVFLDPPYAVSDDDLREILLTLRAGGWLASDALVTVERSTRGGEFRWPDGFEGLRARRYGEGTFWYGRAASTCEDAR
- the coaD gene encoding pantetheine-phosphate adenylyltransferase, with amino-acid sequence MRRAVCPGSFDPITNGHLDIISRASRLYDEVYVAVMINKSKKGLFEVDERLDLIRQVTAEYGNVRIEAFHGLLVDFCKQRDIPAIVKGLRAVSDFDYELQMAQMNNGLSGVETLFVPTNPTYSFLSSSLVKEVATWGGDVSHLVPPVVLEALNKRLRHS